Proteins encoded by one window of Cloeon dipterum chromosome 2, ieCloDipt1.1, whole genome shotgun sequence:
- the LOC135937157 gene encoding probable methylthioribulose-1-phosphate dehydratase, whose translation MSSSALSYQDGSELEPKELIPQLCRLFYGLGWVTGSGGGISIRKGDQIFIAPSGVQKECIQPEDLFIQNLEGEDLLVPPPSKKLKKSQCTPLFMCAYRLRNAQAVIHSHSKSAVLATLISAGNEFRCTHLEMIKGIYDAKLGRNLNYNETLVVPIVENTPFEADLETSLAAAMEKYPGTSAVLVRRHGFYVWGNSWQQAKVMAECYDYLFDVAVQMKQLGQDASVAPEEKSNGHD comes from the exons ATGAGTTCGTCAGCACTCTCGTATCAAGATGGAAGTGAGCTGGAGCCCAAAGAATTGATACCCCAACTCTGCAGACTTTTCTACGG ACTCGGATGGGTAACTGGATCAGGTGGTGGAATCAGCATTCGAAAGGGCGACCAAATCTTTATCGCCCCCTCCGGCGTGCAGAAAGAATGTATTCAGCCTGAAGACCTTTTCATCCAGAACCTCGAAGGCGAGGACTTGTTagtgccgccgccgagcaaGAAGCTGAAGAAAAGTCAATGCACACCCCTTTTCATGTGTGCCTACCGCCTACGAAACGCCCAAGCTGTAATTCATTCGCACTCAAAAAGCGCCGTCCTTGCCACCCTGATCAGTGCAGGAAATGAGTTCAGATGCACTCACCTTGAAATGATAAAG GGTATTTATGACGCAAAGCTCGGACGTAACCTCAACTACAACGAGACTTTGGTGGTGCCCATTGTCGAAAACACGCCCTTCGAAGCCGACCTGGAAACCAGCCTCGCCGCTGCCATGGAAAAATACCCTGGCACGTCAGCGGTATTAGTGCGTCGCCACGGTTTCTATGTCTGGGGTAATTCCTGGCAGCAAGCGAAAGTTATGGCTGAATGCTACGATTACCTCTTTGACGTTGCGGTCCAGATGAAGCAGCTGGGCCAGGATGCGTCTGTCGCTCCGGAGGAGAAAAGCAATGGACATGACTAA
- the LOC135935525 gene encoding spatacsin, with product MDSQKFAIAEFDPPLATVRDAKSLSFSYNLDLIAVLSKGNEGIVFPYCHTNSQNRADVIWKLSKPISDLAFSEDSSGELVAVLKDGDVQIFSFQNKKRAVILTSKNLRQAKFLDFSAEKPTLDAKVLKFSRHQIILSCPPFGTVVSVEWNENGIWVKDFIISTKRTLIDSKIYGQKIYLLSDQGILDIYDANTGQEVNCNINLSQFLKDAACLIKLAVTSESVAVTDLNHEIFFISMQQLLIRDKESSSEVKIAALESCCLEAISFCSSGLAVWYSHQAGGGIFRVYDPSSGRCLNEEFLVEDSKVCMLGYLDCADVFFSPCHIRLNLHGVQKKDLAHMVLERVGHSCLISMLQGDGWQDIDVALPVLTEGLTSRQIEVVRFALKLHNLGFPKHLKPMSTANNLTILCANLEQLLQTLVSSIEDNVSSFDYAESLLTLSLNHFYNLLGSIYKILDSNAKGADSDLLSSLEKNVMKSVVLLRSFLYHPPKLQSKAESSKPVPKELQELSPQMQEIWNEWNELPEAEIIKQAVEKNCIPIANTYFAKAKRQPQKSFQSLYDRVTNDWVMELLKSGKVDQAETILTKMGKVPLIELKRHFLDTFDDKLQEILFLHLSNLESLSHEELSAAKFLRDVKQILYKYLVPRSDLRDDYVRVSLGFVIAQSELWRKIVLAELFFCCQESEFITRIEPEATWNYLLTINQPDLLNLWVDLCFGSSPPENLAEAIQAKLDCKSNFPDTLLSLFKKWTVNLEMVERVTTADCLTSTKDLVLDHLSSLGIFCSVDKISISSILTRFVRSKNLANVRTVLELPTSTVSWKAFSKMLIKFSAHYKIAPLMFSFVTEDKDLWETIESCDLPETSLIWLQAWYSMVQLSTDYTTENFIKAIEKNLELLAPGDVQKYLEEQPMIAMALILLKNKHNFQEILTGLCADLKAPLTQEVVDSVKRSFPVLEMILTEETWNECQKPDVTLYELLERGSAFDVPKLFDWQDSNRRSDDETPSKMPSFSKGSPYEKYANNQFINYEYYIKQGRPSFAYCSFIVEEFRQFKKLSKARIKQACNVAHGIALGQFCCQSIAAACISFIEMLGLSSEKARLHVTTGATILKNMPTAHSKESIGELMNNLLVNREEAASKLLDLLETSLVPNDLNQINTFIPIKNWAVAVRLSKVHNLPMPESLLKFYCQSGMWLHFVICLDLYQYSVEQAFHLVELIESESTRNHLKHSFLRTSQSPVSKFVSPLQPRDIRMSLYSKIGVTEKIIQPSSSNSSADGSSLLAISWSSENSLVGDIAATSQSVALPDFENDLFRCILACHSYISPPHAFLEACLYHNNPFLAVLASCYESCSLVDCLGVWIVSSLSKQGKEIVAQEIGGSLSVWNENSIPLLFLSALRTNHVVTLAISLDVFLPECPLRVLVKFIKNCVVDKCFDEAVDLIQIFKAQCQDLPVAVSEDTPHAFLMQRTWVYRTSVKIVCTALANNFSSSYNQYKFLQALCKSSFTEYITVECPDFTHLLQLQKCLLQTGVTIDYTTLCVARRGSENELQACLQRLVDGSFFTQALEMARIAGLPKEPVVIAQWKKAINEINSTEENIKIWKECQLAFVEAKIQPLVAAEFFHEHVESRKSLIEKYQVLQFAHSWYSLSKQMSVRKRQDCYITKAIEVELEMWRTRLKIDGECDVDAPLKPKLFCKTRKELFAEAGVGYIDLETKLEDENEIKALDAVIGELLDQGRVASALRLEALFCHKNKDLGLLVTCLSLAESEIMPYQLSSEQRMMMEQSYASSSSFRRRPLYSLRVSSLASMSLSTAGQSSNGSEFVESPPKEKQEVLNAIEKLTLRLQHGKAIGERIAACYRVSMNIDKPYIDIITVEDTVSYMRAEISKDCPNKFALASDLSMAGQISKEDMAAFLKDEILAAVSNKSPVQGGIFWGYELDSSFHLVLELSPDPVLLGKQLLAATRDLRDSSPSANIKKTHGIMVELLIRAHDCFTAACDMEGIEEVLLKTRSFNSHLLQHQEWQLMVRLVTGIRRYNDMVYIFQILKENDQFECLLGKGMDKVPGLQTALIDFVRSKCGENRDLLQIVALHFRLYTEVAEIWEAEAKDTIGRLLSMTAVELGIAITATKYKPKPKQPTPEVLKGSTDLGLHLKSAMQSYTHAAEYYLQANKLSKAMECASQAELIALQISFTIGVANGHTLDCLLGQEQAQVSILVMNRLTFPQAVIVAKAYSHPVDWGSTLYHHCVLKKEQQYLTDFMKAMTLTPALVEDISKRFQNESSINSDMAKMMKQIVNNVKSVEVKYRVASQLGFKDILENMISGADLPYLRDTVWRRGTKHY from the exons atggACAGCCAGAAATTTGCGATTGCCGAGTTTGATCCGCCACTGGCAACCGTTCGAGACGCCAAATCCCTCAGCTTTTCCTACAATTTAGACTTGATTGCGGTCCTCAGCAAGGGAAATGAAGGGATTGTGTTTCCATATTGCCATACCAACAGTCAGAATCGCGCTGACGTAATCTGGAAATTATCCAAACCCATAAGCGA CCTGGCTTTTTCTGAAGACAGCTCTGGAGAGTTGGTGGCTGTCCTCAAGGATGGAGATGtccaaattttctctttccaaaacaaaaagagaGCTGTCATTCTcacatctaaaaatttaagacaGGCTAAATTTTTAG atttctcTGCAGAGAAACCAACTCTGGATGCGAAGgtcttgaaattttccagacatcaaattattttatcctgTCCTCCATTCGGCACTGTTGTGTCTGTTGAGTGGAATGAAAATGGGATTTGGGTCAAAGATTTCATCATTTCCACAAAGAGAACATTAATTGACTCCAAAATTTACggccaaaaaatttatttgctgtcGGACCAAGGCATTCTAG ACATTTATGATGCAAACACTGGGCAAGAAGTGAATTGCAACATTAATTTGTCGCAGTTCTTGAAAGATGCAGCTTGTCTAATCAAGCTGGCAGTGACTTCAGAGAGCGTGGCTGTGACTGACTTAAACCATgagatatttttcatcagcATGCAGCAGTTGCTCATTAGAGACAAAGAATCCTCAAGTGAAGTCAAGATTGCCGCGCTAGAGAGCTGCTGCTTGGAGGCCATCAGTTTCTGCTCAAGCGGTCTCGCAGTTTGGTACTCGCACCAGGCTGGTGGAGGAATATTTCGCGTTTACGATCCCAGCTCTGGACGTTGTCTTAATGAAGAATTCCTGGTGGAAgactccaaagtttgcatgcttgGATATTTGGACTGCGCCGATGTCTTCTTCTCCCCTTGCCACATCAGACTGAATTTGCATGGTGTGCAGAAGAAAGATTTGGCTCACATG GTTCTGGAGCGAGTTGGTCACTCCTGCTTGATCAGTATGCTCCAGGGCGATGGTTGGCAAGACATAGACGTTGCACTGCCAGTTTTGACTGAGGGTTTGACTTCTCGACAGATTGAAGTTGTCAGATTTGCACTGAAACTGCACAATttag GATTTCCAAAGCACCTAAAACCCATGTCAACTGCGAATAATCTCACAATCCTGTGTGCCAACCTGGAACAATTGCTGCAAACACTCGTGTCTAGCATTGAGGACAATGTCTCGAGCTTTGATTATGCTGAAAGTCTGCTCACGCTGAGTCTCAACCACTTTTACAACCTCCTTGGCAGCATTTACAAGATTTTAGACAGTAACGCTAAAGGAGCGGACTCAGACTTGCTTTCCTCACTTGAGAAAAATGTCATGAAGAGTGTCGTCTTGTTGCGATCGTTTCTCTATCACCCTCCTAAGCTCCAATCTAAAGCAGAAAGCAGCAAACCCGTGCCTAAGGAGCTTCAGGAATTGAGTCCACAGATGCAAGAGATTTGGAATGAGTGGAATGAATTACCTGAAGCTGAGATTATCAAGCAGGCagttgagaaaaattgcattcccATTGCAAACACGTACTTTGCTAAAGCAAAGAGGCAGCCCCAGAAAAGCTTTCAGTCCCTGTATGACAGGGTTACAAATGATTGGGTCATGGAACTTCTAAAATCTGGAAAAGTGGATCAAGCTGAGACAATTCTAACCAAGATG GGTAAAGTGCCACTGATTGAGCTAAAAAGACACTTTCTTGACACCTTTGATGACAagctgcaggaaattttgtttctgcaTCTTTCTAACTTGGAATCTCTGTCACACGAGGAATTGAGTGCTGCAAAGTTTTTGAGGGATGTGAAGCAGATCCTGTACAAGTATTTGGTGCCAAg AAGTGACTTGAGAGATGATTATGTGAGAGTTTCGCTTGGTTTTGTGATTGCCCAGTCAGAATTATGGCGAAAGATAGTATTGGCTGAACTGTTTTTCTGCTGCCAAG AATCCGAATTCATAACACGAATTGAGCCAGAGGCCACCTGGAATTACCTATTGACCATCAACCAGCCAGACCTTCTAAACCTTTGGGTTGACCTGTGTTTTGGTTCATCTCCCCCTGAAAACTTGGCAGAAGCAATTCAAGCCAAACTTGACTGCAAGTCAAATTTTCCCGACACGCTGCTGTCCCTTTTCAAAAAGTGGACGGTCAATCTGGAAATGGTTGAAAGGGTCACGACAGCAGACTGCTTGACTTCTACTAAGGATCTGGTGTTGGACCACTTGAGTTCGCTTGGAATTTTCTGCTCGGTGGACAAGATCTCCATCAGCTCCATCCTCACGCGATTTGTTCGAAGCAAGAACCTGGCAAACGTGAGGACGGTGCTTGAGCTGCCCACGTCGACTGTTTCGTGGAAAGCGTTCTCAAAAATGCTCATCAAATTCAGCGCCCACTACAAAATCGCACCTCTGATGTTCTCTTTTGTTACTGAAGACAAGGATCTGTGGGAAACCATTGAAAGCTGTGATCTACCAGAAACTTCCTTGATCTGGCTGCAAGCTTGGTATTCCATGGTTCAACTATCGACTGATTACACCACTGAAAACTTTATCAAGGCCATTGAAAAGAATTTAGAGCTGTTGGCCCCTGGGGATGTTCAGAAGTACTTGGAAGAACAGCCAATGATTGCCATGGCGctgattttgctgaaaaataaacacaattttcaagaaattttgaccGGTTTGTGCGCAGACCTGAAGGCGCCTCTCACGCAGGAAGTTGTTGATTCTGTCAAAAGAAGCTTTCCAGTTTTGGAGATGATTTTGACAGAGGAAACTTGGAACGAGTGTCAAAAACCGGATGTGACGCTTTATGAGCTTCTGGAGCGTGGATCTGCTTTTGATGTACCAAAGCTTTTCGACTGGCAAGACAGTAACag AAGGTCTGATGATGAGACTCCCTCAAAAATGCCCAGCTTTTCAAAAGGAAGTCCCTATGAGAAGTATGCAAACAACCAATTCATCAACTACGAATACTACATCAAGCAGGGCCGACCTTCATTCGCATACTGCTCTTTCATCGTTGAGGAGTTCcggcaatttaaaaagctcAGCAAAGCAAG gatCAAGCAGGCGTGCAATGTGGCCCATGGAATTGCACTGGGCCAATTTTGTTGCCAGTCAATCGCAGCAGCATGTATAAGTTTCATTGAAATGCTCGGACTGTCTTCAGAAAAAGCAAGACTGCACGTTACCACTGGCGCAACGATTTTGAAGAATATGCCTACTGCACATTCaaaggaatcgattg gagaGCTGATGAACAACTTGCTGGTTAATAGAGAGGAGGctgcttcaaaattattagacCTCTTGGAAACATCACTGGTCCCTAATGATCTGAACCAAATCAACACGttcattccaattaaaaattgggcAGTGGCTGTTCGGCTCTCCAAAGTTCACAATTTGCCAATGCCAGAGTCGCTTCTCAAGTTTTACTGCCAATCAGGCATGTGGCTGCACTTCGTAATTTGCCTTGATCTTTATCAGTACTCCGTTGAGCAG GCCTTCCACCTTGTTGAGCTGATTGAGTCAGAAAGCACAAGAAACCATCTAAAGCACTCCTTTCTTCGAACATCTCAAAGTCCAGTATCAAAATTCGTGTCACCATTACAGCCTAGAGACATCAGGATGTCGCTGTACTCAAAAATTGGTGTAACTGAGAAGATCATTCAG CCGTCATCAAGCAACAGCTCTGCAGATGGATCGTCGCTCTTGGCCATCAGTTGGAGCAGCGAGAACTCGCTTGTTGGTGACATTGCAGCCACCTCACAATCAGTCGCCCTTCCTGACTTTGAAAACGATCTTTTCCGCTGCATTTTGGCATGCCATTCTTACATCAGTCCACCCCACGCTTTTCTCGAGGCCTGTCTGTACCACAACAATCCCTTTCTGGCTGTCTTGGCCTCCTGTTACGAG AGTTGCTCTCTAGTTGACTGCCTTGGGGTTTGGATCGTCTCGTCCCTGTCCAAACAAGGAAAAGAAATTGtcgcgcaagaaattggtggCAGTTTATCTGTTTGGAATGAAAACAGCATTCCACTCTTGTTCCTCTCGGCACTAAGGACTAATCATGTTGTAACCCTTGCTATTAGTCTGGATGTTTTTCTACCA GAGTGCCCTTTGAGAGTGTTggtcaaatttatcaaaaactgCGTGGTTGACAAGTGCTTTGACGAGGCTGTCGACTTGATTCAGATCTTCAAAGCCCAGTGCCAAGACCTGCCAGTGGCT GTGTCTGAAGACACTCCTCACGCTTTTCTGATGCAGAGGACTTGGGTCTACAGAACTTCAGTAAAAATCGTATGCACTGCATTGGCGAACAACTTTTCCTCCTCCTACAACCAATATAAATTCCTTCAGGCCTTGTGCAAAAGTTCCTTCACAGAATACATCACAG TTGAGTGCCCTGATTTTACGCACCTGCTGCAACTTCAGAAGTGTCTCTTGCAAACCGGCGTCACGATTGACTACACTACTCTCTGTGTGGCAAGAAGAGGCTCAGAAAATGAACTGCAGGCTTGTCTTCAAAGACTGGTTGATGGCAGCTTTTTCACGCAAGCTTTGGAAATGGCCCGGATAGCAGGGCTCCCAAAAGAACCTGTTGTTATAGCTCAg tggaaaaaggCGATCAATGAGATAAACAGCAcggaggaaaatattaaaatctggaAGGAATGCCAACTCGCGTTTGTTGAGGCTAAAATTCAGCCTCTTGTTGCTGCTGAGTTTTTCCATGAGCACGTTGAATCCAGAAAAAGCTTGATAGAGAA ATATCAAGTTCTGCAGTTCGCTCATAGTTGGTACAGCCTGTCGAAGCAGATGAGCGTGAGGAAGAGACAGGACTGCTACATCACCAAGGCCATCGAAGTTGAGCTGGAAATGTGGCGCACAAGACTGAAGATTGATGGAGAATGCGAT GTTGATGCTCCTTTGAAGCCAAAGTTGTTCTGCAAAACTAGAAAGGAGCTCTTTGCTGAAGCTGGCGTTGGGTATATAGATCTGGAAACCAAGCTGGAGGATGAAAACGAGATCAAAGCCCTGGATGCGGTAATAGGAGAGCTCCTGGACCAGGGACGAGTTGCGTCTGCTTTGCGTTTGGAAGCGCTCTTCTGTCACAAGAAtaag GACCTTGGGCTGCTTGTAACTTGTCTCAGTTTGGCTGAGAGTGAAATTATGCCGTACCAGCTAAGCTCAGAGCAGCGAATGATGATGGAACAGTCGTACGCATCTTCCAGTAGTTTCCGAAGACGGCCGCTTTACTCCTTGCGAGTTTCCTCGTTGGCGTCCA TGTCTCTCAGTACGGCTGGACAGAGCTCCAATGGCTCAGAGTTTGTGGAAAGTCCTCCCAAAGAAAAGCAAGAGGTTCTGAATGCAATTGAAAAGCTCACGCTGCGGTTGCAACATGGCAAAGCCATTGGAGAGAGAATTGCAGCGTGCTACAGGGTGTCAATGAATATTGACAAACCTTACATT GACATAATCACCGTGGAGGACACTGTAAGCTACATGCGAGCTGAAATATCAAAAGACTGCCCTAATAAATTTGCGTTGGCGTCAGACCTTTCAATGGCTGGGCAAATCTCTAAAGAAGATATGGCCGCTTTTCTGAAGGATGAAATTTTGGCTGCTGTTTCTAACAAGAGTCCTGTTCAAG GAGGAATATTCTGGGGTTACGAGTTGGACAGCAGCTTTCATTTAGTGCTTGAACTTTCTCCCGATCCAGTCTTGTTAGGAAAGCAGCTGTTGGCAGCTACAAGAGATTTGCGTGACTCGTCCCCTTcagcaaacataaaaaaga CTCATGGTATTATGGTCGAGTTGCTGATTCGCGCTCATGACTGTTTCACGGCGGCTTGCGATATGGAGGGAATTGAGGAGGTCCTTTTGAAAACTAGGTCATTCAACTCGCATCTTCTGCAGCACCAGGAGTGGCAGTTGATG GTTCGCCTCGTGACTGGAATCAGGAGATACAATGACATGGTTTACATATTTCAAATTCTGAAGGAAAACGACCAGTTTGAATGCCTCTTGGGCAAGGGAATGGATAAG GTTCCTGGCTTGCAAACGGCTCTGATCGATTTTGTGCGGAGCAAATGCGGCGAGAACCGCGACCTCCTGCAAATCGTGGCCCTGCACTTCCGGCTCTACACTGAAGTGGCTGAGATTTGGGAGGCTGAGGCGAAGGACACGATCGGTCGGTTGCTCAGCATGACGGCCGTCGAGTTGGGCATCGCGATTACTGCGACCAAGTATAAGCCCAAGCCGAAGCAGCCGACGCCGGAGGTACTAAAGGGGAGCACTGACCTCGGCTTACACCTCAAGTCGGCCATGCAGAGCTACACACACGCAGCAGAGTACTATCTGCAGGCGAACAAGCTGTCCAAGGCCATGGAGTGTGCCAGCCAGGCTGAACTGATTGCCCTGCAGATCTCTTTCACCATCGGCGTCGCCAATGGACACACGCTCGACTGCCTGCTTGGACAGGAGCAAGCGCAGGTGTCCATCCTTGTGATGAATCGACTCAC ATTCCCTCAAGCTGTGATCGTTGCGAAAGCGTACAGCCACCCCGTTGATTGGGGTTCAACCCTTTATCACCATTGTGTCTTGAAGAAAGAGCAGCAATACCTGACAGATTTTATGAAGGCCATGACCCTGACCCCCGCCCTTGTTGAAGATATTTccaaaag GTTTCAAAACGAATCAAGCATAAATTCCGACATGGCCAAAATGATGAAGCAAATTGTCAACAATGTAAAGTCAGTCGAGGTGAAGTACCGCGTCGCAAGCCAATTGGGATTTAAAGACATCCTGGAAAACATGATATCAGGAGCGGATCTGCCCTATTTGAGAGACACTGTGTGGAGAAGAGGCACGAAACACTATTAA